In Salvia miltiorrhiza cultivar Shanhuang (shh) chromosome 4, IMPLAD_Smil_shh, whole genome shotgun sequence, the DNA window TTTTATgtagatttaaataaaatatgaggAATGCAACATATATATGCGAATGGGAAATATTCTATAACGTATCTATTAATAACGTGACACCGTTAAATAAAatttggaatatatatatacaaaaaagtGGGGTTTATGATTCATTGTCATGTATCGTTGAGGTTCAAAGGTCTAGAATAATTGTAAAAGTTCATACAAAAACATCGTAATTTATGCACAGTGGGAAAGTGACCTAATTGTAAACTATATAAGGATGTTTATGACTTAACATTAAATAACACATACACACAAAAaacttaataatttatttatagtgTATATCGATGTGTTCTTcaacaaattcatttttatgcGCCATGGAATGCAACTCATTGCCTACTGCTAAACAGTTTGCTTCAGACTTGTCTACCGACACTATCAATTTAAATGAATCTTAACATTGTTTACGTTATAGTATAATTAAATTAGAATTAACATGGGGTATACCCGCAAGAAACTCCAAATTTGGAACTAAcaactttttaaatttatactCAATTTGAATATCGTATTATTATATTGTTTCTTTAGCTACCGCGTTTATACCCATGCATATATATAGACTATGTGACATATTAGAGGAATATTTGACCTCACAAATAATTTTCACTCGCTGATTTTCTAATGGCTGTAGTTGAAATAATCCTTTCGAAACAATTTGATACCGATTAACAACCGTGCCACCTAAACATAATAAAAggaatttgattatttttaaattggcATTGGCAGATTTCAGAATCCTCCCTCAACTCTTACATTAATTACATGTAAATTATAAAGATCGtccctaattaattaaattttcttATTCTATAAAGTATATGAGAAGTCTTCTACTGTCTACACTACaaaattacaatatataaaCATGGTCTATTGAAATGCCATTAGATTGTCGCTCTGTTGTAATGCACTACCTTAAAAGAGGAGCATTTTTAAAGTAATGCActatcttgttggatgaatgcagatcctgggttcgaatcctaaagggagcatttttttttttatttttttgagtgcattaattttaacagcggatgcattaaaaTTACTTGAATAGGACGTCGGGCACGTCCGGGTCggtgggcactagcaacctgaaaccacaaatacgttagagcccttcaaggagcaccggtgggggtgtcgatggaagggcctccgacgctcaagtcagtcaAACAATTCGGATTAATTGATCAGAAAAACGAATATGATGCGTAAAGATGATTAAATAATAGAGTAAAGATGAGATAGTCAATCTCGACGGTCGGACTGGTCTGCCTGGTTGGTCTGCCTGACTGATCAGAGCAAGCCCCAATCCAGAATGTGAGAGCGTGGAGGCGTAGAGATCGAGCAAGCGAAGGGAGTTGAGAGCGTGAGTAAGTAGAATAGCTGAGAATACGAATGACTGCCCGGGTCGAGTGACCTAGTTGGTTTTCTTATATAGTGTGGTGTcttgacggctagggtttttcCGGGACGTCCGTGAAACCCTAGTTGTTCCGATATTTTCGGGATCGTCTCCTTTACCTGCCTTCTCCTCCGAGTCGCTGCCCTCTGTAGGGTTTGACGCGATTGGGCCTTAATGACTCGGCGTATGGGCCGAATAAAATTGGAACTAACTTGATTTTTGGACTGGGCTGATTATTTGGACCAcgagtatttatttaaatgggcTGTACGAAATTTGCCCATTAcaacagtgaatgcattagatttgatggttctcccgttctcacaaataatgtagttctctctagaaccacaccctatatatatatatatatatatatatatatatatatatgtttggtGTTTAAcgtaaccaacacctaaatctataaagggaaaacataaaattctacctagtcgagaaggctggaaagagtaaaaatagctgatcggaaaccttgcacgagaaagaaaacaactattgtattcgaaaatatgagagagcgtaagtcacagtacacgagctcgggccctatttatagatttacaagcggaggggtaaaatagtaaaaacatcttcggtgcatgcgtcttgcgtggtggaagggtacgctggtaatttcgataatacgcgggagaccttcccgcgcatttAACAACTCCTCTGATAAAAAATGTCTCCTCTGGCAAAAGCGTCTTCTCTGTCGATGTAATCTCTGGTGGAGATGACTCTTCTGgcaaacacgtcttctctggcaagggcgtctcctctggcggtaatgacttctctggcatgaaggactcctctgacgtggatgacttctctggtggagttgacttctctgatgacgatgacttccctgacgatggtgacttctctggcgagtgtaTCTCCTCTGCCATATTCGTCCCGCCAAtggggtcgattcctctgattcgTATTccttccctactctgcacatattactcctcatcaaccactcccccctctagtctgcttgaaccgggtattcttcgtgttcaaccattgTAGTATTGTTAAAGCTGGTGCTATGATGTTTTCCCTGATCCCTGCAAGTCATAAAGATATAAACACTCTAATATTTTACGAAAATAAAGGTAAGTCCTGTAAGTTGCTCTCTGGTGTTTTTGTCACTccccccctggtctggctagttcacttctggaatagtgcaactagtcagaggatccGCCCGCATGGAtgacgtcacctgcattaaatgcctgcccgatctacagtgctttttcccgtaccccgaggttactttttaacctttgcgtcctttcgtctCTCCGTAGAAATCCTCATCCGTCGATTATTTCCCGTGTGCCACGCGTCGTTCATCCCGTGTGTtggtggttacccgcgtacaattttacttagtcgattcgaactcccacttttcactattcttcttctccaagctttccgaacgatttttctgcattttccggcgatttcctcactgttccggcatcctcccgcgacccttccgctccaggttttaccgtccatctttctctggcctaggtaactcgtgcatcctcttcactgcaattttgtgtttaatcgtagcgtagtggtataactgttggtgctctgattgagcgtgttagaaaccctaggattggcatttcccatcatggcctgcacctccgcccctcaaccctctcgctcgccttctccttctgcccgagacccttcatcttcctccccttCGCAGCAAGATCtcgaaaatcttccttccccctctgtttctgacgaatctcaaactgcgccccctccccctccccctaagaaaaaggggaagaagaccccccaaccccccaaaagtgttcctccatcccgtcttagtgtcgcggaggtggaaaaattgagaagcaaatgtaggcgtcctgaAGGTTTAaagttcgaggccttctctaaggGTTCAACGCCTCCCGAGAACCTTCGCCATCCCAAggtgatagttgtttggaaagcgccagttggtgaaacgagaaaccaacacctaaactagaaagcgccagttggtgaaacgagaaaccaacacctaaactagaaagcagtaaacgacaccagatttacgtggttcggtcgagaagacctacgtccacggggttttgggggttttccactataatTGAGAGAGTGTTTTACACTTTACAAGTTGTAAGCTATAAAAATGAAAATCCTCTAATCTATGCatcaaggccctatttataagcatgaatATAAACCTAAGGCCCTTGGGCCCATTAGCCCAATGAATCAAGCCCAAGCCCCGTTATTCTGATCTACATCTTGAAATTGAGCCATCAGAGCTGGAAAGTCGAGCCGAGCTGAGTCAAGCCAAGAATCAGGGCAATCCTGTATCAAGtatcagaaataaccacaataacaataataactagaaatattcccgttatgtttagcacagcgctggtgcatatttcagtcctcatcaatGTTAAATAGACAAAATCGTGATAATGTTCgattgtcttttttttttggggtcgtAAATTTCATCTTCTATCCAAAACGTAAAAATTACACTAATTTATGTCTTTACATGCATGAAAAAATTGGTGTGAACtgggaaaaaaaatgtagtttGTTGGACGAGCGAAGATGAAACAACGTTGCAAACAAAGTAATCAAATACGTAGACAATTTGAAAAGATATATAGAatgtatactccctccgtccacgaaagaactttctatcttttctttttgggatgttcacaaaagaacttcctacctatttttggactataccccatcaCTTATAATCCTATTACTTTTCaattttcacaactcccaatattaattataacatcctttcACCACTGCCAATACACCCAACtatcttttatccactctcaatacactcaataatattttttcttaaaacccgtgccactccctcctagaaagttctttcatggacggagggagtatatattaagtCAAATTTGTAAAGCAATATTGCAACTAACCTACAAATCAATTATTGAAATGGGGAGCAAGAAAAGAGTAAGTTGGCAGAAGCtatgtatacatatattatatcCACATCGTCTACTTCCCCTTGACTTTTACTAGTATTTAAATTAAAAGAGATATAGCATTAGTAGCACTCCAATTAAGCAAAGATCGACGCTTTCATCACCTCCAAGAAAGAATTGAAGAAGTAAAATTTCATTTCCAAGTAATTAAAAATGTACGATCCCATTTTCGCCAAGAGTTTCAGCCGCTACGATCGCCGACGATTTGGATGTTTcgctctcattctctctctcatcatcGCGCTAAGCATCTGCTCCACTTTCAACCCTACTTTGCATCCTTTGACACTCAGTAACTACTCTCTCTCTTGATTCCAAtattctagagagagaattcAAGTACTGATATAATAGCTCATGTGTATATCTCAGTTGGTGATGCTGTCAATTTGCAGCTATCGATCAGTGCTGTGGAAAGCATGCTCATAGATGATGCCATTATCAATAATATTACTGCTCAAACaggtatatatatgttaatgtTGCAGAATTTTATATGATAATTAAGACAAATCATGCTGTTGTGTTTCTCAGAAACTGCTCAGAACATGCTTGTGATCAACGAAACTGCAAGTGCAGCCGATATCGAGCCACGGATCAGTCTGCAAAGCATGATCGTGATGAAGGAGTCAGAGACGAAACCAGCTAAAATTGATCAAAAGCGGCGGAATGTGGATCCGTTGTGCAGAGTTGTAAAACCAGATGCAGATTACTGCGAGATTGAAGGAGACGTCAGAATCGATCCAAATTCGTCGACGGTTTTCCTCGTCATGCCTCGTTCAACGATTTCGGAGACAAACGCGACTTCTAATTGGATCATAGAGCCTTATCCGAGAAGAGGAACCGGATTTGTGAAGCCATGGACGGTGAAATTAGCGGCGGAAGACGACGCCTCCGTCCCCAAATGCGACCACCTTCATTCTCTCCCCGCATTGCTCTTCTCAATCGGCGGTTTCACCGGAAATCACTTCCACGATTTCGCTGATTTATTAGTACCACTTTTCGCGACTTCATTCCGCTTCAAAAGAGACGTGCATTTCCTCGCCACCGACTACAAGCCGTGGTGGCCGGCCAAGTACCGCCCTCTCCTCCGCCGCCTCACCGGACACGACATGCTCGACATCGACCGCCAAAACCAAACGCACTGCTATACGAAATTAACCGCCGGCCTCAAATTTGACAGCGAGCTAGTGGTGGATTCCGCATCCGGCGTCAGCATGCGCCAATTCCGGCAGCTCCTCCGGCAGACGTACTCCCTGGACAGAGACAAGGCGAGCGGATCAGGCAGGCCTCGCCTGATGATCGTGTCGAGGAAGCGGACGCGAATTCTGACGAACGAGGATCGGATCTCTCGAGCGGCGAGGAAGCTAGGGTTCGAGGTGGTCTCCGCCGAGGGCGACGTATCGGCGAACCTGACCAAGTTCGCGCAGCTGGTGAACTCGTGCGACGTGATGATGGGAGTTCACGGAGCGGGGCTGACGAACATGGTTTTCCTGCCGGACAAGGCGGTGCTCATCCAGATAGTGCCGTTGGGCGCCATTGATATATTCGCCAAGCTCGATTTCGGGAATCCGTCGGCGGGGATGAAGATAAGGTATCTGGATTACAAGATTGAGATGAAGGAGAGCTCTCTCATCCAACGCTATCCAATCGATCATCCCGTGCTTAGAGATCCGATGTCGATACACAGGCAGGGATGGGGTAAGTTAAGAGATGTCTACTTGAATAATCAGAATGTCACCATTGATGTACGGAGATTTAGAGCTACTTTGGCTAAGGCGCTCAAGCTTTTGCGTCGTTGATTTTTTGTGTCAGAATCATTCTTTCATCTTCGTTTTGTAATCAGTTTTcgtatttcttcttctttcatcTTTCTGAATATAATTTTTTCGGAATTGTTATACATCTTTTTAATTTGAAGTTAATTACAATTTATATCACCTAAGCTTTAGTAGTAATTTGATCTAGCTATGACCcaattttgatatttatttttaaaaataattgaacTTTGCAAAAATGTTTAATTATGGTCCGCGCCACATTATAAATCTAATTTAGGCTCTCATGTTTCTCATATGGTAATTAACTTCATTCTTTCGACATCCCAAATTGAGAAACATGGTTTACAGGTGATCCTAGTAAAACTAATTCCAATATCAAATTTTTTGATGCGGGTTAATtatagttaaattatttttcaagttcaagctattttaaaaataaactaaagTTGAGGTTTTAAATCAAACAAGtcttaaaattcatttttataaattgtgatTAGGGACCTTAATTTGAATAACAAGACCATATAGTATATGAATTAAATCGGGAATGCTGTGTACTCGGATGGGGTGAAATATTTAAAATGAGAGAAATTAaaggattaattatttatttaactaCAAAAAGTTGTTAAGCTTTTTTTAACTCATGCTGGCCTGCTGGGGAAGTCGGTATGGTTTCCTCTATGCAAAAGTTTGATTAAATTCAAAAGCATacgtgtgtgcgcgcgcgcgtgttttatatattttttggggCAAAACCTAACCTAACATATATTGTTGGACGatattaaaaacatatattGTTGGGCATATAAAATGTGAAGAGGGGGGTGACTAGTGACGCatcaatttcatcaaaaataaataaatttagattTCCACTGGAATATCACACGTaagatgatgaaagaaaataaTATGCGATTGTTAGGGACATGTTCGACGATTTAATTAGATTGATTCTTTTGCGGTCTTTTAAtctaaagggttaattgcctgaAAATTGTTAAATTTATATCAAATTCTAATTTAGCTAGCGTACCAATTTTGATGTTTGGCATGGTAATTACCAATGTATTGATTTAATTAATCTGATTTTGTTGCTACTCAAAATtccaattaaatttatttttgacatgagtaacaaaataaatattgatgTGGCATAATCGTTTTCGTGTGGTAGCCGATTGGTAGAAACGACGATTGGTAGAAACGACGTCAATTCTTATGAAACAACATCAATTTTGCAACTTGTTTTGTTAGTAATAAATTTAACCAAAATCCTAATTAGTAGCAaaagcaaattaaattaatattatagaAATCACCacctcaaattttgaaattaatattcaaaattagattaaattaataatttagtaATTACCATGTCACTTTAACATTGATATGCCATTAACCCCAAATTTAAATTATTCTTTCTAGTTGCTATGACATTTACATATTGACATATTGTTTATGGTATTTGTCCCCTTCATGAATATTCAAACATTAAAAATCCTttgtagtagtatttttttttagaccAGAATCCTTTGTAGTATTAATAAAGAGGTTAGGAgttcaatttcgaccgcatccTTTCCCCACTTCAAAACAATATATTTATTCGTATTTATTGTCGGATAAATCTAAACCATATATCAACGCGCAAATGCTCAATATAATCTGCAAAAACGATTAGTATTTGATATTAAAAACCAAGTAgaatgaaaacaaaaaatacatATTAAAAATGGCGTCGCCCGGAATCGAACCGGAGACCTTCAGTGTGTTAGACTGACGTGATAACCAACTACACCACGACACCATGTTTGTTAAAGTTAATTAATCTATAATTAAGCGAACCAATtgactgtatatatatatacatttatttaaaaGTTTTCTGAATTCTTTTGCCCTCTTAATAGGTACTTCTGGATTCTTCTAACATAgtcaattaaaatatattaactcCAGGGAACAGGCCCATTTTATGATGCGGCCCAGTAATTAGGCCTATTAAATGTCAATTTGGTTTTAGACTAGTCCAATAGCTAGgcctaaaaattaaaatgattctTTATTTCAAACTGTACTAATTCCATAATTCTGTATTGgcgttaataataataataaaaaaaaaggactgcaaaatcaaataaaacacAAATACTGTGTCCGATTACTTCCTCTCCAAAATAATAAGCCGATTActtaagaaatttaaaaatggaGAAAGAATCATCACTCTAGCTAGTAAAAAGAAATCGTGTCAAATACCGAAATAAGAAATGTCACTAACTGATCAAAAACGGCTCGTTGCAATCATATAAATATGGTAATATTATCAATATCGATCCGATTATAACATTAAATTACCTTTCTAGCCTTCTTTCTTCTATTAACTTTGAGCTAATTAATTTCCCAAATTGGCACAGTAACCGCGCAAATTGAACTGGCCCTCTATAACAACTCCATTATAAAATAAGATGTAAGTTAATACAGATAATAACATAgatattcataaatatatatatatatatatgttcacgTTTATAAGAAGAAAATTGACATGTTCATAGTTgatgatatataattaatgtagggttttttttttttttttttatcacaattGTTTGGAATACACATCGATCCTGCTAGATGACATGACAGGTAAGTATTGTGGAATGATATATACATTAAGTCAATTTGTTTCAGTTTATTACTTATCATCTCTCTATCCGTTTTTCCCTTTTGTTTTAAAGTTTCAATCGTTGTAGATCTAATAAACGCTTAGCAAAATTGAAcgaaattcaatttattttgataatgcGTGTATCATTAATTATCTGTAAATATATGTATCTGCAGTTAGGTAACAATGGGCGCTGAGAAGATAATTGTTAGGAGTTATCGTCGGCAGCAGCAGAAAAAATTAGCATTTGCAGcaattatatgtatgattaTTATGGCACTCAACTTTACCGCCGTTTTCAAGCCCTATTTCCGTCGCCCTCCAATTAGTAAGTTcctcttattattttttttaaaaatacctAATTTACTTTTTAAGTTTtacatttcaaattttatttggaatCATGTTATATTTCACTCTCTTCGTCGCACTCTAATAATTaagcttgtttttctttttgggacgttccattagaataggctcgttttttatgttgagtaaaaaaatatatgaaccaCACTAgttttctcttaaaaaaaaaataagttttttaattttcgtaccCAAAAAAAGTGAACCTATTAGAGTGAGATAGAGTGAGTATTACTTTACTGCATGAAGATGTTACTTTATTAACCGATTTTTAATGTCGTTTGCAAAAATATTACGACCTTTGAAAGATACTCCATTTTCTCGATCttttatgttaatttaatttgaaaaatgaGTATCCTTCCTCTTGATTTATTTCCGTGCAGATTGTGACATCTTCAACTACTCCAACTCTAGATCCGATGTGTATGAATTAAACGGCGACGTACGCATCCACGGCGCCTCTTCCACCATTTTCATACCACCTTCAAACCACCTGAC includes these proteins:
- the LOC131020240 gene encoding alpha-1,3-arabinosyltransferase XAT3-like isoform X2, whose product is MLIDDAIINNITAQTETAQNMLVINETASAADIEPRISLQSMIVMKESETKPAKIDQKRRNVDPLCRVVKPDADYCEIEGDVRIDPNSSTVFLVMPRSTISETNATSNWIIEPYPRRGTGFVKPWTVKLAAEDDASVPKCDHLHSLPALLFSIGGFTGNHFHDFADLLVPLFATSFRFKRDVHFLATDYKPWWPAKYRPLLRRLTGHDMLDIDRQNQTHCYTKLTAGLKFDSELVVDSASGVSMRQFRQLLRQTYSLDRDKASGSGRPRLMIVSRKRTRILTNEDRISRAARKLGFEVVSAEGDVSANLTKFAQLVNSCDVMMGVHGAGLTNMVFLPDKAVLIQIVPLGAIDIFAKLDFGNPSAGMKIRYLDYKIEMKESSLIQRYPIDHPVLRDPMSIHRQGWGKLRDVYLNNQNVTIDVRRFRATLAKALKLLRR
- the LOC131020240 gene encoding alpha-1,3-arabinosyltransferase XAT3-like isoform X1 — its product is MYDPIFAKSFSRYDRRRFGCFALILSLIIALSICSTFNPTLHPLTLIGDAVNLQLSISAVESMLIDDAIINNITAQTETAQNMLVINETASAADIEPRISLQSMIVMKESETKPAKIDQKRRNVDPLCRVVKPDADYCEIEGDVRIDPNSSTVFLVMPRSTISETNATSNWIIEPYPRRGTGFVKPWTVKLAAEDDASVPKCDHLHSLPALLFSIGGFTGNHFHDFADLLVPLFATSFRFKRDVHFLATDYKPWWPAKYRPLLRRLTGHDMLDIDRQNQTHCYTKLTAGLKFDSELVVDSASGVSMRQFRQLLRQTYSLDRDKASGSGRPRLMIVSRKRTRILTNEDRISRAARKLGFEVVSAEGDVSANLTKFAQLVNSCDVMMGVHGAGLTNMVFLPDKAVLIQIVPLGAIDIFAKLDFGNPSAGMKIRYLDYKIEMKESSLIQRYPIDHPVLRDPMSIHRQGWGKLRDVYLNNQNVTIDVRRFRATLAKALKLLRR
- the LOC131020240 gene encoding alpha-1,3-arabinosyltransferase XAT3-like isoform X3; its protein translation is MLLCFSETAQNMLVINETASAADIEPRISLQSMIVMKESETKPAKIDQKRRNVDPLCRVVKPDADYCEIEGDVRIDPNSSTVFLVMPRSTISETNATSNWIIEPYPRRGTGFVKPWTVKLAAEDDASVPKCDHLHSLPALLFSIGGFTGNHFHDFADLLVPLFATSFRFKRDVHFLATDYKPWWPAKYRPLLRRLTGHDMLDIDRQNQTHCYTKLTAGLKFDSELVVDSASGVSMRQFRQLLRQTYSLDRDKASGSGRPRLMIVSRKRTRILTNEDRISRAARKLGFEVVSAEGDVSANLTKFAQLVNSCDVMMGVHGAGLTNMVFLPDKAVLIQIVPLGAIDIFAKLDFGNPSAGMKIRYLDYKIEMKESSLIQRYPIDHPVLRDPMSIHRQGWGKLRDVYLNNQNVTIDVRRFRATLAKALKLLRR